Proteins from a genomic interval of Rosa chinensis cultivar Old Blush chromosome 2, RchiOBHm-V2, whole genome shotgun sequence:
- the LOC112186427 gene encoding protein NUCLEAR FUSION DEFECTIVE 4 isoform X2 yields MPSPVLKAGSRPPWVGLGAAVWVQIAAGNAYNFPLYSPLLKSVLGYNQMQLTILGVASDIGESVALLPGIACNKFPPWAVLLVGCVLCFFGYGVLWLAVSETVANMPYILLFITILIATNSNAWFGTAVLVTNMRNFPLSRGTVAGILKGYIGISAAVYTVVYSLVLKESALNLLLFLALGLPVLCLALMYFIRPCTPASGEESSEHGHFLFTQVVSVMLAVYLLIITVVNQMISLSQTVSYILIAIVVILLLSPLAIPVKMTLFPVRDRIDSSDQLAPPEDVETLLAIGEGAVRKKKRRPKRGEDFKFQEAFIKADFWLLWFVYFLGVGSGVTVLNNLSQIGVALGSDDTTILLSLFSFCNFVGRLGSGVVSEHFVKNYTLPRTFWMTCAHILMILSFILYALDLSGTLYAATTLLGICYGVQYSMMVPTVSELFGLKHFGINYGFMLIGNPIGAVLFSVLLAGNLYDAEAAKQGTSTCIGADCFRITFIVLAGVCGLGTILSIILTVRVRPVYQMLYAGGSFRLPASAIH; encoded by the exons ATGCCAAGCCCAGTCCTGAAAGCTGGGAGCAGACCACCATGGGTGGGTTTGGGAGCGGCTGTTTGGGTCCAAATTGCTGCTGGCAATGCCTACAACTTCCCACTGTATTCTCCTTTGCTGAAATCCGTGCTGGGTTATAACCAGATGCAGCTGACCATTCTTGGAGTGGCCAGTGATATTGGAGAGAGTGTGGCTTTGCTTCCTGGGATTGCCTGCAACAAATTCCCTCCTTGGGCTGTGCTTCTGGTTGGTtgcgtgctttgtttcttcggCTATGGAGTTCTCTGGCTTGCTGTTAGTGAGACTGTTGCTAACATGCCTTATATTTTG TTGTTTATCACAATTCTCATTGCCACGAATAGCAATGCTTGGTTTGGCACAGCTGTGCTTGTTACCAACATGAGGAACTTCCCTCTCAGTAGAGGCACTGTTGCTGGCATTCTCAAGGGCTATATTGGGATTAGTGCTGCAGTTTATACAGTGGTATACAGTTTGGTGCTTAAAGAGTCTGCCTTAAATCTATTGCTGTTCCTTGCTCTTGGGCTTCCTGTTTTGTGTTTGGCCTTGATGTACTTTATTCGGCCATGTACTCCAGCTTCTGGAGAAGAGTCTTCAGAGCATGGCCATTTTCTCTTCACTCAAGTTGTCAGTGTTATGCTTGCAGTCTATCTTCTCATAATCACAGTAGTAAACCAGATGATATCCCTTAGTCAAACAGTTTCTTATATTTTGATTGCTATTGTGGTTATCCTTCTGCTGTCCCCCCTTGCAATTCCTGTCAAAATGACATTATTTCCTGTAAGGGACCGAATTGATTCTTCAGACCAACTTGCTCCACCAGAAG ACGTGGAAACTCTTCTTGCTATTGGGGAAGGGGcagtgaggaagaagaaaaggagacCTAAGAGGGGAGAGGATTTTAAGTTCCAAGAAGCTTTTATAAAGGCTGATTTCTGGCTGCTTTGGTTTGTATATTTTCTTGGGGTAGGTTCAGGAGTAACAGTGCTCAATAATTTAAGCCAGATTGGGGTTGCATTAGGCAGCGATGATACGACAATATTGTTGTCTCTCTTCAGCTTTTGCAATTTTGTGGGTCGTTTGGGTTCAGGTGTTGTTTCTGAACACTTTGTCAA GAACTATACACTTCCTCGTACATTTTGGATGACATGTGCACATATATTGATGATCCTATCGTTCATTTTGTATGCGTTAGATCTCAGTGGTACTCTCTATGCTGCAACTACTCTGCTTGGTATCTGCTATGGTGTTCAGTATTCTATGATGGTTCCAACTGTCTCCGAACTTTTTGGATTGaaacattttggtataaattACGGCTTCATGTTAATTGGAAATCCTATTGGTGCAGTTCTTTTTTCAGTTCTTCTTGCTGGTAATTTATATGATGCTGAAGCTGCTAAACAAGGAACCTCCACCTGCATAGGTGCAGACTGTTTCAGGATCACATTTATAGTTTTAGCCGGCGTCTGTGGGTTGGGCACCATCTTGAGCATAATTTTGACAGTTAGAGTACGTCCCGTTTACCAAATGCTTTATGCCGGGGGTTCTTTCCGTTTGCCTGCTAGTGCAATCCACTGA
- the LOC112186427 gene encoding protein NUCLEAR FUSION DEFECTIVE 4 isoform X1, whose translation MPSPVLKAGSRPPWVGLGAAVWVQIAAGNAYNFPLYSPLLKSVLGYNQMQLTILGVASDIGESVALLPGIACNKFPPWAVLLVGCVLCFFGYGVLWLAVSETVANMPYILLFITILIATNSNAWFGTAVLVTNMRNFPLSRGTVAGILKGYIGISAAVYTVVYSLVLKESALNLLLFLALGLPVLCLALMYFIRPCTPASGEESSEHGHFLFTQVVSVMLAVYLLIITVVNQMISLSQTVSYILIAIVVILLLSPLAIPVKMTLFPVRDRIDSSDQLAPPEGNATQTDPLLTPSSSAINLGSFHEADDSSDVETLLAIGEGAVRKKKRRPKRGEDFKFQEAFIKADFWLLWFVYFLGVGSGVTVLNNLSQIGVALGSDDTTILLSLFSFCNFVGRLGSGVVSEHFVKNYTLPRTFWMTCAHILMILSFILYALDLSGTLYAATTLLGICYGVQYSMMVPTVSELFGLKHFGINYGFMLIGNPIGAVLFSVLLAGNLYDAEAAKQGTSTCIGADCFRITFIVLAGVCGLGTILSIILTVRVRPVYQMLYAGGSFRLPASAIH comes from the exons ATGCCAAGCCCAGTCCTGAAAGCTGGGAGCAGACCACCATGGGTGGGTTTGGGAGCGGCTGTTTGGGTCCAAATTGCTGCTGGCAATGCCTACAACTTCCCACTGTATTCTCCTTTGCTGAAATCCGTGCTGGGTTATAACCAGATGCAGCTGACCATTCTTGGAGTGGCCAGTGATATTGGAGAGAGTGTGGCTTTGCTTCCTGGGATTGCCTGCAACAAATTCCCTCCTTGGGCTGTGCTTCTGGTTGGTtgcgtgctttgtttcttcggCTATGGAGTTCTCTGGCTTGCTGTTAGTGAGACTGTTGCTAACATGCCTTATATTTTG TTGTTTATCACAATTCTCATTGCCACGAATAGCAATGCTTGGTTTGGCACAGCTGTGCTTGTTACCAACATGAGGAACTTCCCTCTCAGTAGAGGCACTGTTGCTGGCATTCTCAAGGGCTATATTGGGATTAGTGCTGCAGTTTATACAGTGGTATACAGTTTGGTGCTTAAAGAGTCTGCCTTAAATCTATTGCTGTTCCTTGCTCTTGGGCTTCCTGTTTTGTGTTTGGCCTTGATGTACTTTATTCGGCCATGTACTCCAGCTTCTGGAGAAGAGTCTTCAGAGCATGGCCATTTTCTCTTCACTCAAGTTGTCAGTGTTATGCTTGCAGTCTATCTTCTCATAATCACAGTAGTAAACCAGATGATATCCCTTAGTCAAACAGTTTCTTATATTTTGATTGCTATTGTGGTTATCCTTCTGCTGTCCCCCCTTGCAATTCCTGTCAAAATGACATTATTTCCTGTAAGGGACCGAATTGATTCTTCAGACCAACTTGCTCCACCAGAAGGTAATGCAACCCAAACAGATCCTTTGTTGACACCATCTTCATCAGCTATTAATCTTGGAAGTTTTCATGAGGCTGATGATTCTTCAGACGTGGAAACTCTTCTTGCTATTGGGGAAGGGGcagtgaggaagaagaaaaggagacCTAAGAGGGGAGAGGATTTTAAGTTCCAAGAAGCTTTTATAAAGGCTGATTTCTGGCTGCTTTGGTTTGTATATTTTCTTGGGGTAGGTTCAGGAGTAACAGTGCTCAATAATTTAAGCCAGATTGGGGTTGCATTAGGCAGCGATGATACGACAATATTGTTGTCTCTCTTCAGCTTTTGCAATTTTGTGGGTCGTTTGGGTTCAGGTGTTGTTTCTGAACACTTTGTCAA GAACTATACACTTCCTCGTACATTTTGGATGACATGTGCACATATATTGATGATCCTATCGTTCATTTTGTATGCGTTAGATCTCAGTGGTACTCTCTATGCTGCAACTACTCTGCTTGGTATCTGCTATGGTGTTCAGTATTCTATGATGGTTCCAACTGTCTCCGAACTTTTTGGATTGaaacattttggtataaattACGGCTTCATGTTAATTGGAAATCCTATTGGTGCAGTTCTTTTTTCAGTTCTTCTTGCTGGTAATTTATATGATGCTGAAGCTGCTAAACAAGGAACCTCCACCTGCATAGGTGCAGACTGTTTCAGGATCACATTTATAGTTTTAGCCGGCGTCTGTGGGTTGGGCACCATCTTGAGCATAATTTTGACAGTTAGAGTACGTCCCGTTTACCAAATGCTTTATGCCGGGGGTTCTTTCCGTTTGCCTGCTAGTGCAATCCACTGA